The segment TCCTGgccaacaaatcttcatatgcttataggcgaattatggtcgtctattaaggcaaccttggagagtgtagatgaaaaaattaaatttaccgcgTGTCCACcctatattgtattggcaaaatacTCGCATAGaaaaaattaattacataaaacatattgtgACCAGGCcctgaatttgatggaaattgataatgttctagcaacatggccacccccattcggtacaatatattcaccatttcCTAGGTCGCCAACGTGAgaaattcgccattggcgaatattcaccactaaagtaaacctGGGGCCAAGGAGCCTTGGTGATTGCAAAATGAAGCAAATTAGTTAGTCTATATGTGCTAGAGAGTAATGTTGAAGTGGGAGCTATAATAGTGGTTGTGAACAACAATACAAAGCCTTGGCATAAAAGGCTCTAATACATGAGAAAAAGGGGACTTGAAGTTATGCTCAAAAGGATCAACTTCCTAGTTTGAAGTCCATTGATTTGGAGATGTGTGAGCATTACATCTATAACAAACAAAGGTAGATCAACTTCTTGAAAACTAGTCATAACAAGAAAAATACACTTTTGGAGCTTGTGCACTCGGTTGTATTCGACCCTATGAAGGTAGCCTCTATTGGAGGAGCTAATTACTTTGATACTTTTCTCGATAATTGTACTAGAAAAGTATAGATTTATATGCTTAGTAGAAAACTAGAAGTGTTTTCAAAGTttaaaactcttaaagccattgtTAAGAATTTAATTGGGCACAAAATAAAATGTTTGTTTCACCCCTCAAGAAGATGGTGTAGCTGAGAGGTTGAATAGGATTGTTCTTGAGATAGCTTAGTCTATGCTCTCTAATGCTGAATGGGTAGATAATTTTGGGTAGAGGCATGTAATACAACAATCTATTTGATCAATTGAACACCCTCATCTCAAATAGATTTTGACATTCCAGAGGAAAGATTGCTAGGAAGATGGATTTCCTATTATCACCTATGAGTGTTTGGTTGTGAAGCATTCACTCATGTCCccaaagaaagcaaaaaaaaaattggatccTAAATCCAGATTATGTATATTCATTGattatggtaaagaacattatgGTTTTAGATTATGGGATCCAGTTTCCAAACAAATAATTCATAGCAGAGATAGTTGTTTTTAATGTAAAAGCTTTTCCAGGTTTAGAAATACaagaaaagataataaaataatttgTGGCCCTATTAGATATTacaaataataatctccaagagcCACCAATTTGAGGAAATATGCCATCATCTGTACAAGGAGGAACCAGTCATATTATTTCAAATCTCCATGTGATATAGAGTTTATCCTCTGTAGCCTACAAAGCTTTCTCAAGATTCTAAGTCTATACACTCTACACAAATTCGGGGAGTATAAAAGTTTGAGTTTCTCACCCATGATAAAGGAATGACCTCTTAATACCACACAGTCTATATCTATTTCCCGTGAGCATTTTTCCTCATTGCCTATGCATGATGTTCACTCCAGATGGGTCCCATTACCTTCTTCACTCCAACAATCCTCAATATATGAGGAACTTTCAGAGCAGTATGCTAGGTCTGGGTATGGGTCTAGTTCCAATCCACTAGATTCTCCAATGTCAGTGGTTTATCCATCCTCTAATTAGTTAGAAAATACATGTGGGGCCATGAAAATTTGCAGGTTTTAAGCAATGGTAGACAAATTCAAAATTTAGAACAAATACAAGATGTCAGACTATAGAGGATATTAGATGGTCTACAACGACCAAACTTAGTACAAGAAATTAATCAGACTCCCACACAACCAATTCTTGGTTCATGAAAAATAAGAGAATTGCTAAATCTTTATACTCAACAGAGGAGCAATGCTAATAATTTTATTTTGCATAAGAGTCAATTTGGTCACCAGATTTCTACCTAGCTAGAGTGTAGTTCAAAGGGGATAAAACTAGATTGTAGAGGTGTAATCTTGATGATGCTAATAATAATGTTGGGACTCTTGGGGGGGCAAAGTTGCAACCATTATAAGGTAATATACAGAGTTAAGTTCTTAAGCTGAGGAGATCCATCCAGAAGAGAAGACCACCCACAAAATATGATAATTATGAGTTGTTACTTTATGATCATCTAAAGTTATTGTTATTGATCAAATAGAGTCGTCTACTTTCAAACAAGCTTgtaatgatgttgatggaaaacaACACTTGGGATTTGATGAAACTTCCACCCAATCAAAAAAGAAGGAGGCATGAAATGTTATCAGGCCAAAGTATTTGTGAAATGATATGACCAACAAAAAGGGATAGTTTTTAATGGAATTTTTTTTCACCAATAGTGAAGATGACCACAATCCAAGCAGTCATGGGTTTGGTAGCTGTATGAGTTCTTGAGATTGAACAACATTACGTGAAGACTACATTTCTacatggagatattgaagaggagtTATATATGGAGGAGCCTGAAGGTTTTATAAAATATGGTTAGAATTATTTATATTGCAGGTCGAAGCAAAGTTTGTAAGGGCTCAAGAAAGTATTGAGGCAATGGTATCTCAAGTTTGATAGCTTCATGACTAAGAATCACTTCACATGTTGTGAATCTGATTGATGTGTTTACTACAAAGAAATTTTCTAATGTTGAATTTGTTCTACTGTATCTTTATGTTGATGACGTGTTAGTAACTGACACTAGCATGAGATTTGTTCATGAACTGAATAAACACTTAGCTCAAAGTTTTGTAATGAAGGAATTAGGATCAGAAAAGAGAATACCTGGTATGACCATAATTTTGGATGGACAGAACAAAGAAATCAAGTTGTCACAAGAAAAAAATAATAGCAAGATCTTGGATAGGTTTGCTATGATAAATGTGAAGGTTGTTTGCACTCCATTAGCTGATCATTTCTATTTATCTTCTACCATTTGTCCCACAACACAAGAAGAACAAGCATAAATGAGAGTCATTCCATATACATTTGTTGTTGGGAGTCTCATGCATGCATTGATTTGCATTCACCTGCACATTGCTCAAACATTGGGAGTAGTGAGTAGATATATGAGTAATCCAAGTTAATCACATTGGCATGCAGTTAAGTGGATTTTATGATATTTAAAATGCTTTTATTATGTTTTGTGTTTTGGTGGGAAAGATGCTTTGTTGCAAGGTTTTGTTGATTATTTATATGGCAGGTGATCTAGATAAGAGAAGATTAACTACACGTTATGTATTTACTTTTTTTAAGACAACAATTAGTTGGGTCTCAAGATTGCAACAAGTTGTTGCACTTTCTACTACAAAGGCAGAATACATTGCTCTCAATAAAGGAGCAAAAGAGATGATATGGTTGTAGTGTTTGTTTGATGAACTAAATTGTAAACAATGTGGTTCAACTTTGTTTGGTGATACCAATAGTGATATTCACTTGGCAATAAATACTGCATTTCATAATCCTACCAAAAATATTGAGATGCAGTTTGATATCATCTGAAGTATGCTTGAAGAGGGCAAGTTGAAAATTGAAAAGATTGATACTAAGATAAATCCAATTAACGCATTGACAAATATAGTTTCATGGGAGAAGTTCAAATTTTTCTAGGATTCTCTCGGCATGGTCAAGATATGACATTAGGAGCAAAGCAAGGGAATGTCTTTGATATATTGCAATAGCCATTGGACTTCATGTGAGAGATTGTTGGATATATGAATTCTAATGGTCGTCATGGTTTCCCTCCAATTGTCTCTTGGCCATTCATATTATAGTTAAGacaattattatttatatatatgatGCTAAATACTATTGTAGATTGTATTATAAAACATAGATTAATTAAAAGTTTTTCCCTACTTCAAAAACAAATGCAACCTTTATGATGAACCACTGTAAATATGATGTTATTTATCTGTGATTGTTTGTTTCATGTTTATTTATGATTCAACATTTGCTTTTGTTTTCTCTTCATTATTAACACATATGTCCCTATGCTAATCATCACCACTACTGCTACCACAACATAAATGAATTCCCACACTCATCATCGCCCTTGATATCATCAATCTTCATAATCAATTAGTTCATCTGTGTAAGTACCAAAGATAGGATTGGAGAATATATCGATGGAGGGAGATAGAAAGTAGAGATGTCACGAATGCAGAAAAGGTAGTAGCTTAACTATGGAGATTCCACCTAAGTGAGTTTTTGTTGATAGTCATAATCACTTTTATGAAGAAGGGGAGAGTTGGTTTCAATATCTCAAATTGTGATGCCATCTCCCTTTCTTTTAATCATGTTCTGAACAAAATGATCCTTGTTTTACAAGGATACTTTAATCAAATGAAAATAGAGTATATTggtaattttattttgttgatatGACGAGGAACAAATAACTTAGAATTCTATAAGAAATTTTGTTGAGTTAAAGGATTAAAATGATTTCCAAAAGATCCAAAGTTTAGAGGATGTGATCTTTGAGCTGGAAAATTTCATTACAATATACAAGCTACCAATCAAGAAGGCTTGCATAATAAATTTAGTTAATGGTGAGATTTATATTTAGTTCTAGACATGAATATCTTTGGAACCAATAATCTTGGAAATGTCTTCAACTCCTAGAATGAAGATATAATGTGTGTCATATATTTAGAAAGTTAGGACTTAAGAAATTTAAGAAAGCATCTTAatcgattgaaagttagttttgaGAATTCACAGTATATAAATGAACAATCTAAATATTGTGTTTAATGTGTGTCATATATTCAGAAAGTTGGGACTTAAGAAATTTAAGAAAGCATCTTAATCAATTGAAAGTTAGTTTTGAGAATTCACAGTATATTAATGAACAATCTAAATATTGTGTCTTGATCTAGACATAAAGCACTATAAAGACTGTTGTGGGTGTCATGCATATAAGGTAAAAGAATAAAAAGAGTGAAATAgaataaaaataaagacaaatcagtTGCTCTAAGAAAAGGTAAAGGGATGCCTACTGCTATGGAatgtgttggatctcaaatcaacagattggatgggttctaaggaaatgccaactcctatgatcaaaccttccAATTTGACTTggacaacttatagagtgaacctatttagttactaactctctcactttaggctctccaagatctaggcgggtatacctattcactagtggcttttgatgactaatgctttttatagcagattgagtatcttgatctaaattcttccctatcttagaatggcataggttcctaggataggtggcttttagatgagctCAAAAATTTTTGTTGTGAAACCTATTAGatatttgtacttgaaatttatatgtatacactattacTAATTGATTCTATATACATCCTCCTCAACTATTCATATTGCTATAAAttaaaggtaattgatatggtaaaaagttTTTGTTTATGAATGACCAATGTCTTTCTTGTTATTTGGtctacaaagtcttatatttccctaggacttaatgtatgatttgtgagacagtttttaaacctaacccctttggtaaatctgtcagttgttgtttcttatgagatctgctaaatgtttatatcataaactacctaaatgaatttaaccctaatcttaagggaccattcaaggaagaactacaaggaacaattacaatccacgagtagatctttttaatccaaatttataatataTGAACATAGACTTCACTataagaatacgaataaccttatctcctttagataatatcacaaacaactacctatagaaaatgaaataactcacagCACATATGTGAaggaaaacaactgattgtattaaAGGTTCAAAAGTAGTACAGTATCAAGCCAGagtctctattatatttcttttctatttcctcttttttctctcccccttttttAACTACTTATGTATGTGGTTGAATGGGAACCATATCCCTTTTTGGGTGAAAATTCAccattttatattaaaattaacaAAATCCTTTGAAATTAAAATggaaactagttagtcaataaccttgctttaagctatctttctGGTTTTTGTTTGGTTTGCAGATATAGACTTCAGATACGAATCTGAAATTTTTTGTGGTTGTAGGAAACATCCACCTCTAAAATGGTTCTTCATCAGATTTGACATTTGCATACATGTTAATTCCAAGTCGACATCTTCTTGCATGCAAGTCAAAATAGcaggcttttcagccttcttatGGTCTTCTATATGGTCTACAACCAAAAACACACTGTACAGATCTAATACTTTTATTGGAGCTTGGAAACTTTAGTTTCTAAAATGGGTAtttattatattttcatgtttcattcattttaattccctgttcatatcatcttttctacaaatAAAAAACACTAGtgtttcatggggtccattggaattaatttattcatatcctcctttactcgaggtgttcaaatcattaatcatccatcaTGTGTCCTTTCCATGAAGTGAACACCATTTTCAATAGTAGGGTTCTTGAAATTACTTGTAAATTTGAAGCCCCAAAAGTGGCTATGtctggggatgtatgcccccttgtgggcatagcaagaatctAGTTTTCTTTGGTATAGTAGACCATTGCCAATCACCTCCCTTATGTAGATTATGTTAAAACTGCATCTGGTGGCCCCAAGGCCCCAATAAGTGAGTTCTAATTTACTCCTGGATCAAACACCTGATGTTAGTCATGTGACAATATATCAATTTTGAAAATACCACTTGTATGTAGTGCATTATTCATGTTCATTACACTATCAAcactccatattttgaaattaagtCTATGATGAAAGGTTTTGTTATAGGGTGATATATTGCCTCTACATGCATTTGGTGTGATGTTGTGACTTCCCCTATTGCTTGCCTCATATTTCACTGTAGACTCAAGGGGTTTTCTTGAATAATAATTACAATATGTATGTTCTATCCCTATTTTATAGGGGTATCTCATATTATCTAGCTAGCATTGTTCTTCCCCCTTTATTTTATCCTCAAGTGAAATTTTCTTAATAGTATCACCATCAGGCCTAAAAAAAAAACCGCTTTCCTCCTTCAGTCCTTATCCATAATGTGCTTTGTTGTCACCATGAACATTCTGGGAATTACCCTTGGGTGGGGTTATTTCTATGTGATGATCATGTAGAACACCTTTATCTTATTTACcttcttcttgaaattcattttcctttttggTATTGTTCACACTGTGAGAACATCCTTCTTTTTCATATAGTGGATTTGGGAATATATAGAAGTCTCTATCAGGTACACTATGGCAATATATCAtctcatcatctctatttgtatCATCATAGAGAGGATttgtataaattttaaaattatcttcACATCTATAAGTCCCTTTAACCCGTATGTCATCATATATGTTCTCTTTGTAGGGGAACTCATCATGTGAAGACTTTTCCAAATTGTAACCTTCTTCTGTCATGTCTTCACACCactgattttgaaaaaaattgagcATATTTCCAGGTGCACATGTACCTTCTGTCTGTTGTCCATGATGCACCTCTTCCGTCTTCGTTGCACTTCTTTGATACTCTATCCAAAAGATCTGAAATCTGCTCACTATTGAGCAAACAGTCTTCTTCCTCTTTGTTACTGATACAAGTTTTTGTTCTTGTCAAAATATCCTCATGGTTTTTCAGGTATGGATGAATCAACCATTTGTTCCCTGTCAGACAAGTATATTTCTCCACATGGAGATAATTTTGTATCATCACCATTAGTAATAATCTCCTCAAGTTCTGAATCATAGTCAAAAATATCATCCATTACTTCTTCATCAGATGGGCCTTCAAAAGGGACAAGTAGTTCTTTTGTACAGTCATCTTCATGTTCATCTCTTGTTTTGATGTTACTCTTCTCATACATAACATgtagttttttattcaattctttaaaaattgaacatgctgattccaaactgttaggcccacattctctcacgatcaattcctccagtatagctgaATTGAGTTGTATATTAtcaagcatttggaaataagtcaccattattctcCCAATCAGTTTTTCTATAGCTTCACcctcctttcttcttatgttgcaAATTGCATTGCCATAATCATAATCCaattgaatctgattttggtatggagaaccaattgaagggctagcgactgaagtgttgtcctcgattaTACCGTAGAATTCTttcatgaaccaccactcaagttctttCCATGATaagatactttgtgggggtaacaagctgaatgactgctccgcaacatcctccaatgttagcacacaCCATTTCATGATTGTTTCTTCTAAGTAGAttttgaaggtctcaataaaccaataaaatgattttagatgcccaactggtgattccctttcatctccatggacCCTTCGAATACAGATCTTCAACTCACAtggaaatgcatatggatactcaaggatgttaccaaaatccaatggcttaaaacttCTTGGAATATTCCTGCCTCTTTGTGGCTATGGTTGCCATtgtgcatatttttctgaagatgcttctccattaaaatatggatattgaaacatattgaatgctactgatctttttcatttaattttcctttttatagagtcacgacctctttcatagaggacataaaTTATTTCTTTCTTCAGAGTTCTCTCCCACAACAAAGTCTTAAtcattcttccccagcagagtcgccaatctattggatctcaaatcaacaaattggatggGTTCTAataaaatgccaactcctatgatcaaaccttccaatttgacttggccaacttatagagtgaacctatttagttactaactctctcactttaggctctataaGACCTAGGcaagtatacctattcactagtggcttttgatgactaatgctttttatagcagattgagtataTTTATCTAAATTCTTCCCTATCTCGGAAtgacataggttcctaggataggtggcttttagatgagttcaaatattgttgttgtgaaagctattagatatttgtacttgaaatttatatgtatacactactAGTAATTGATTCTATATAcatcctactcaactattcctattgctttaaagtaaaggtaattgatatggtaaaaatttgttttttatgaatgactagtgtctttcctgttatttgggctacagagtcttatatttccctaggacttaatgtatgatttgtgagacagtttttaaacctaccccctttggtaaatttgtcagttattgtttcttatagatctgctaaatgtttatatcgtAAACTTCTTAaataaatttaaccctaaccttaagggaccattcaaggaagaactacaaggaacaattacaatccacgagtagatctttttaatccaaatttataatataggaacatagacttcactttaagaatacgaataaccttatctcctttagataatatcacaaacaactacctatagaaaatgaaataactcacaacacatatgtgaaagaaaacaactgattgtattaaAGGTTCAAAAATAGTACAGTATCATGCCAGagtctctattatatttcttttctatttcctcttTTTTATCTCCCccttttttaaccacttatatatgtggttgaatgagCACCATACCCCTTCtagggtgaaaagtcaccattttacattaaaattaacaaaaccctttgaaattaatatgaaACTAGTTAGTCAAtcaccttgctttaagctatctttcgggGGTTTTTTTGGTCAACAACCTTAAACATCAGATACGAATCTAAATTTTTGTGTGGTTGTAGGCAACATCTAtgtctaaaatgggtcttcatcagatttgacattttcatacatgtgcattccaagtcgacatcttctttcatgcagaTTGAAATAAtaggcttttcagccttcttatAGTCTTCTGTATGGTCTACAGCTAAAAACACATTttacagatctaatatttttactagagcttggaaacttgattttctaaAATGGGTATTTcctatattttcatgtttcattcaatttaattcCCTGTTCATATCATCATTTTtacagatcaaaaacactagtctttcatggggtccattggaattaatttattcatatcctcctttactctaggttTTCAAATCATTAAttatccattatgtgtcatttccatgaagtgaccaccattttccaTAGTAGGGTGCTAGAAATTACTTGTAAATTTGAAGCCCCAATAGAATGGAAGGCAAGAgtgaaataaaatgaaaataaagacaaatcagTTGCTCTAATGAAAGGTAAAGTGACCCCTACTGCTATGGAATGGAAGGAAACTTTGGAGAAGATGGTGAGCCACTAAGTCTCTCTCTACTAGAGTCCTTtgcatttcaatttatttttttttgctaCTTTTTGTATGGGTGGATGTTGTGCTAAAGGTTGTTTCATGATACTATGTTGTCTTTAGTTTATAACTTATATATAATCTCTCAGTAGTATTTGTTAGTTTTGATTTTTGTTGGTTTGTTTGTCATGTACGGTTTTTTTTATTTGATATGAACTTATTTGTAAGGGTTGAGGGCCCTTCcccatttatattaataaaaaaattcaaaatctattaATATATCTTTCTTCCCTCGTAGATGTATGATTTTTAAGGTTTTACTCACTTGAACTCTTATGTTTCTAAAATTcaccttcccaatatttcaaattCCAAATCTTCTAAATTATTGGACAAAAAACAATATTGACTTAAACCTTAAAATCTCCTTTGACCTAAAGATTTCTTCTTTAGAATAAGAGCATTATAGTTTTTATCAgaataacacaaaaaaattgttacaATAAATTAATGACTACAAAAGCACTCAACTATAATAACATTaacatcaaaattcatttttacaAATGCTCAATTATCAAACCACCTTACATAATCTTTTTGGTATTATACCTTATACTCTCATTTTCATAGACATTTGAGGAAGTTATACCCAAATTCATTTTGATATCATGttgaaataataaaaatttaaagtaCAAATAAAAAAGAATCAAGTACAAATATTTCACTTTtttcataaatatttatttatatataaattcaATAATTCTTAGTAAACACTTTTAACTTTAAAATCACTAAACTTTTCTATTTTTAATTTAATGATCTATAATCGAAATACTTTTAATAAACCTATACATGAACTATGTCCACTCAATTATCAAACAACACATATCTTATTAAGTGTTAGAGTAGAATATATTTTACTTGTTATTTAAAAAGTAGTTATTATATAAATTTCTACACATAATGTTAAACCATTTTAAGTAGGTGTGTGACATCTTGAAGTGTCTTTGACAATTGGTTAAACTCTTTTAAGCTATATGACTTCTCCTCTTGCCACTTGGTGGTCTTTTTTGGCACCACTACTTGAGTCAAACATCTTGTTTTATTTATGTACAccaatttcataataaaattgGTTGAATTGCATAcatttttatattgtatatttgatttttattattattatttttttatatatccaattttattttgatatcataatatattaataaaaaatataacaaaaaaattacaaacaaatacttTACAACATTTGAATTAAATCATacctatttaaatatttttaaactaaACTCAAAAATTAAATATTAGTAATACTTTTAACTTGAAAAACACTAAACTCATCTATTATTTTTCATTATCTTATAGCTGAACAAGAGCTATACATGAATTATATTCACTCAGCATTCTTAAATGATAGCCATTGGAAGTAGAGTGGAGCGTTATTCTCCAACACATTTGTGATCTTTTAAGCCATAATCTTAAATCCACACATTTTCTGTTGCAAGACATCTTCGAAATTGGTATCGCAAATGTATAAAATATCGTACATTTTCTCCTTTGATTGGTTATAAAACCTTAGTTTTTTATAGAAGACCTATATATCCAGCAAAATAACAGTAGTCGTATATTTCGAATTTCGATATCAGCTGAAACGGTTCTTGGTTTTCCTCGTCACTGAAGGATAGTACAATACTTATCATAGTCTCTTTATTCAAGTACATCAACTTGGTAGTGTGGTACATAAGCATTATTTAAACAAGATAAAACATAGCAACATAACTCATCCAGCAACTAGAGTCACACTCATGGTGGCGACGTCATGGGCAGATTTGAGGTAGCTCGGCTGATACTGCTCATCAAAACAGATCTTAATGGTGAGCCATCACAGAAAGAGTTTAGAGAACGAGACAGAAAAAGAAGAGGATATGCAACTTACTTGGAGCAGTCAACTGAAGGGCTGATGGGTATGCCGATGTTTACCCCGCAGCGTTTGGGCAATTCGCCAGCCCTAGTATAATTGATGGGAGTGCACCCTATAAGAGACTTTACGCACTTACAAGCGGCTTGCCTGTCCGTTTTTGTATTGGTGGCGGCATTCAGACTGCCAATGCCGTCACAGCATGCCTTTGGCGGCTGAGCGGCGGTCCCTGAAACAAAGCCCGCGCAGGGGGCTAAATCAGAAATAACAGTCATGCAACAAATAGAGGCATATGCCCCTACGCTAATCATCGCCATTACTGCTATCACAACATAAACGAATTCCCACACTCTCTTCATTGATCTTGCCATCCTCAATCTCTACAATCAGTTAGTTCATCTGTGTATGTATTGGTGGTAGGATTAGAATATATAAAGATGGAGGGAGGTAGAAAAAAGAGATGACACGAATGTAGAAAAGGAAGTAGCATTAACTGCGAAGATTCCAAGTGAGGGAGGATTTGTTCACAGTCGTTATCATTTTTATGAAGATGGGGAGAGTTGGTTTCGATATCTCAAATGGTGATGCCAGCTCGCTTTACTTTAACCATACTTTTGAGCAAAGTGATCGCTGTTTTACAGGGATGCTTGAAAGTTAAATCAAATGAAAACGAAGTATATCGGTACTTTTGTTTTGTTGATATGACGAGGCAAAGAAATTTTGAAGTCCATAATAAATTTCGCTGTTACAGAATTAAAGTGATGTCTGAAAGATAAGAGAATATTGAAGTCCAAAGTTTAGAGGATGTGATCTTTGAGCTGGGAAATTTCATGTTTAATTTAATGGCGGATTTAACAGGTCCTCCATAAATATTAGTTATTTACTATCTCCTAGAATTGAACTATTTGTGATTGGAGAAACAATCCAATAATAGAGATTGGTTATGCCATGATAATTTATTTGTCGAAGACGGATTGTTTAAATTATACATTaagtttt is part of the Cryptomeria japonica chromosome 10, Sugi_1.0, whole genome shotgun sequence genome and harbors:
- the LOC131858806 gene encoding non-specific lipid-transfer protein 1-like — encoded protein: MAMISVGAYASICCMTVISDLAPCAGFVSGTAAQPPKACCDGIGSLNAATNTKTDRQAACKCVKSLIGCTPINYTRAGELPKRCGVNIGIPISPSVDCSNISRATSNLPMTSPP